One window of the Sciurus carolinensis chromosome 8, mSciCar1.2, whole genome shotgun sequence genome contains the following:
- the Tmem176b gene encoding transmembrane protein 176B isoform X1, giving the protein MTQNTVTVNGVDVASTLSQPTHIDIHIHQESALAQLLKAGDSLKQFLSRPRDTGPSQARISNVRLALGVTQILLGVVSCTLGVCLYFGPGTGSELRASGCAFWAGCVAIAAGAGAIVHEKSPGRLSGWVSGLLALAGIATAVAATVLCVSSLIWQSDGSHSAEIVSVCDHPKPANITARNRQPWRSYHHNDWREESCRSYMKMMMKMFLEFCSLLAVVCILKVLVALASLGLCLRSVCGQSSQPLNEEGSEKKLLGEVPSISKEKTPAVVTL; this is encoded by the exons ATGACCCAGAACACGGTGACCGTGAATGGAGTTGATGTGGCCTCTACCTTGTCCCAACCCACCCACATCGACATCCACATCCACCAGGAATCGGCCTTGGCACAGCTGCTGAAAGCCGGGGATTCCCTGAAGCAGTTTCTTTCACGCCCTCGCGACACGGGGCCTTCCCAGGCCAGGATAAGCAATGTGCGGCTGGCCCTGGGG GTGACCCAGATATTGCTGGGGGTCGTGAGCTGTACTCTCGGAGTGTGTCTCTACTTTGGGCCCGGGACTGGGTCGGAGCTGCGGGCCTCTGGCTGTGCCTTCTGGGCAGGTTGTGTG GCTATTGCAGCAGGAGCTGGAGCCATTGTCCATGAGAAGTCCCCGGGCAGACTCTCA GGCTGGGTTTCAGGCCTGCTCGCCCTGGCTGGCATTGCCACCGCGGTGGCGGCTACTGTGCTCTGTGTGAGTAGCTTAATCTGGCAGAGCGATGGCTCACACTCCGCGGAGATCGTCTCCGTGTGTGACCATCCCAAGCCTGCCAACATCACCGCTAGGAACAGACAGCCATGGAGGAGCTACCACCACAATGACTGGAGGGAGGAGAGCTGCAGGAGTTACatgaagatgatgatg AAAATGTTCTTAGAATTCTGCTCCCTGCTTGCAGTTGTCTGTATCCTGAAGGTCCTCGTGGCTTTGGCCTCCCTGGGACTGTGTCTCCGAAGTGTGTGTGGCCAGAGCTCCCAGCCCCTG aacgAGGAAGGGTCAGAGAAGAAGCTCCTGGGGGAGGTTCCCTCCATCTCCAAGGAGAAGACCCCAGCTGTTGTCACCCTCTGA
- the Tmem176b gene encoding transmembrane protein 176B isoform X2 → MGGLQAGTWVLGCLRAGGLQVTQILLGVVSCTLGVCLYFGPGTGSELRASGCAFWAGCVAIAAGAGAIVHEKSPGRLSGWVSGLLALAGIATAVAATVLCVSSLIWQSDGSHSAEIVSVCDHPKPANITARNRQPWRSYHHNDWREESCRSYMKMMMKMFLEFCSLLAVVCILKVLVALASLGLCLRSVCGQSSQPLNEEGSEKKLLGEVPSISKEKTPAVVTL, encoded by the exons ATGGGTGGGCTCCAAGCAGGAACCTGGGTCCTGGGCTGCCTCAGAGCTGGGGGCCTCCAG GTGACCCAGATATTGCTGGGGGTCGTGAGCTGTACTCTCGGAGTGTGTCTCTACTTTGGGCCCGGGACTGGGTCGGAGCTGCGGGCCTCTGGCTGTGCCTTCTGGGCAGGTTGTGTG GCTATTGCAGCAGGAGCTGGAGCCATTGTCCATGAGAAGTCCCCGGGCAGACTCTCA GGCTGGGTTTCAGGCCTGCTCGCCCTGGCTGGCATTGCCACCGCGGTGGCGGCTACTGTGCTCTGTGTGAGTAGCTTAATCTGGCAGAGCGATGGCTCACACTCCGCGGAGATCGTCTCCGTGTGTGACCATCCCAAGCCTGCCAACATCACCGCTAGGAACAGACAGCCATGGAGGAGCTACCACCACAATGACTGGAGGGAGGAGAGCTGCAGGAGTTACatgaagatgatgatg AAAATGTTCTTAGAATTCTGCTCCCTGCTTGCAGTTGTCTGTATCCTGAAGGTCCTCGTGGCTTTGGCCTCCCTGGGACTGTGTCTCCGAAGTGTGTGTGGCCAGAGCTCCCAGCCCCTG aacgAGGAAGGGTCAGAGAAGAAGCTCCTGGGGGAGGTTCCCTCCATCTCCAAGGAGAAGACCCCAGCTGTTGTCACCCTCTGA